CGCTTGTGGTTTTAAAGGTGATGTTGTGCTCTTTTAAGATTTCGATATCCTTATCAAAGCCCTTGCTAGGTCCTAAAATGCCAATGAACTGAACCTCTTTGCCATACTCTTTTTCAAGTGCGTTTAGATCAGGGATCGCAGCCTTGCAAACTCCGCAGTCCGTGCCAAAGAAAAATAGCATATATGGCTTATCGCCAATCTTTAGGCGCTTTTCGGTTGGAAAAAACTGCGTATCGATGCCACTTGAGTCATTTAGCGTGATGTGGTGCTTCTCATACTGCTTGACGCAGCCCAAAACTAGGGCTGAGACTAGACATAAAAGTAAAAATTTATATCGCATTTGGCACCTTTGGATTTTCGATAGTGCGGATATTCTCTAGTTTGCCGTGTCTTAGATAGACGATCTTATCGCCATACTCGCCTAGATCTGGGTTGTGAGTGACTAGAAGTATCGTCTTGCCCTCTTTTCTTAGCTTACAAAATAGATCAAGTATGATCCTCTCATTTGCCTCGTCAAGGTTACCAGTTGGCTCGTCTGCTATTAAAATTTCAGGGTCGTTTATGAGCGAGCGCGCGATACAAAGGCGTTGTTGCTCGCCACCACTTAGCTGACTTGGTCTGTGCGTTAGCCTGTGAGAGAGACCAACTGCCTCAAGCGCCTTTTTAGCATCCTCTTCATCAACTGAGCTATGATAATACTGCGCTATCATCACGTTTTCAAGCGCGCTAAGATATGGCACTAGGTGAAACTGCTGAAAGACAAGCCCGATCTTTTCACGTCTAAATTTAAGCGTATCATCGGCATTTAGGTTGCTCGCATCATCGCCGCCAAGCATATATACGCCGCTACTTGGAGTATCCATTAGAGAAAGGATATTTACAAGCGTACTCTTACCACTACCGCTTGGTCCCATGACGCTGACCCACTCGCCCTTTTTAACCTCAAAACTTATATCATCAAGTGCTTTTACATCGCCAAAAATTTTACAAATATTTTTAAGTTCTAGTGCATTTTGCATATCATTCTCCTCTTAGTGTATCTGCCATTTTGTTATTAAGTGCCCGCTTAATCGGGTAAAACGCTGCGATCGCTGCAAAAAGAAGTGATATGACCACAGCTACTGGGATGCTTAGAATTCTAAAATCAATACTAGAATCAAATATCGCATAACCTAAAATTTGAGCTAGTAGATAACCTAAAAACGCTCCAACTAACGCTGAAATGAGCGCTGTCACAAATGTTTCAAAGCCAAATAGTCTTAGCACGTCTTTTTTGCTCGCGCCTATGGCTCTAAGAAGTGCGATCTCCTTTGAGCGAGAAAGCAAGATAGCACTAAGTGTTGTATTTACGCACATTGAAGTAATGAGTAAGATGACAAGGCTGACAAGCGCCATTAGAAGTTTGATCTTTTCTAAGATGTAGCCCTCAGACTTTGAGACCTTTGCCACTGGTTTTGCGACTATTTCATCGTTGCTTATAGTTTTTGCAAGCGATGTTATCTCGTCAAAATTTCCAAGCACAACAGCTTCTGCATAGTTTATCTTGCCAACTTTGTTTGAAATTTTTTGAGCCAAAGATAGCGACGTGATCAAAAGAGCGTCCTCTTTATCGCCACTTGCCACTACACCTTTTATCTTTACATTTATGCTCTCGTTTGAGCCAATGGCACGAATTTCTATATCATCGCCTGCTTTAAAGCCAGCTTGACGAGCAAGATCGACGCCTATTAGAACGTTTTTATCGTCAAAATCGACATTTATCATAGTTCCATCTCTAACATCCAAAAACGGCTTAACCTTTTTTAGATTGCTAAATTTTGTCCCCATGACGATGGCGTTTGTTGGGCCGATATTTGCCTGAGCAAAGAGATAACCGCTCTCGCCTAAAAGCTTATCTTTTGGCACTTTAGCGATCATTTCATTATAAGTTTTTTCACTCATATCATCACTTGTCGCCATATCTTTTGGAGCAAAGATCATATTTGCACCATAAGTTTTTAGCTCGCGTGAGACCTTTGAGTCGATGTCCAAATAGACATTGACAAATGCCGCGCACACGCACGCTCCAAGTAAGATCGAGATGACGATGACCATAACCCTTGATGAGCCATTTTTTAGGCTTTTGTAGATCAGGTTGTAAAAGAATTTGCTATTTGCGGTCATATAGCACCTCCGCAGGTAGTAAATTTATGACGTTTCTCATTGGCATTAGCGAGCCAACGACTGAGATGAGCAAGGCAAATGCCACGCTAATTGGCAGCACGATCCATGCTATGCCTATGCCGTGAGAGAAGATGATGTAAGACATCACGTAGCTTAGCGCGTATCCTAAAAATGCTCCCGTGATGCCTGCAAAAAAGGCAACCACAAGGCTCTCGCTAGCAAAAAGGGCGTAAATTTCAAAGTTACTTGCGCCTATGGCTTTTAAAAGGCCGATCTCCTTTTTGCGGCGGTAAATTTCACTTGTCATTAGCGACGTTATGCCAATAGCTGAGACCACAAGGGCGATGATACTAACGATACCCATTAGGCTTTGAATTTTCTTTACGATATTACTCTCAGCGTCGCTTACTTGAAGGCTTGCTTTTGCGCTAACGTTTGGTAAATTTTCTTCTATCTGAAATGCGATAGATCCTGCATAGGCCGAGCAGTACCATTTATCGTACTCTGCGCTATCAAGGTTGTCTAAATTTCTTCTTGCCTTTAGCGATAGGTCATTTTCTGGGATCGTCATAGCTGAGACTTCAGCCTTTGTGTATGAGCCAGCGTGACCTGAGAGATCACCAGCAAGTTTGAGCGAGCCTATTAGCTTATGTGTCTCGTCGCTTGCCCCTTTTAAGATGCCAACCACGCTAACCTCTTTTGTGCCGTTTTTGCCCACAAGGCTAAGCTTGTCGCCGACTTTTAAATTTTTAGCCTTTGCAAGCTCATCTCCTACTAAAATTTCATCCATGCTTTCATCTTTTGGCCAAGCGCCCTCAACACCCCAAAATCCATACAAGCTCTTAACGCCTGTGCTAAATTCTGGCTCGTCTTTTAGTCCGATATTTTTATCAAAATATGTCCCCTCAAAGCTAAACTCATCGCCCTTAGCGTCTTTTACCTTTGCCTCTAAAAATGGAGCAAAAGCGACGATGTTATTTCGCCAAAAGATCTCTTTTATCTTGTAGATATCAGCCTCTGGGAGTAAATTTTGTGATTTTAGTGGGGTGAAATTTTTACCCTCGATCTCGATGCTCAGGCTCTCACCGCGTGGCAAAACGACGATATTTGAGCCATATCCTCTAAGCTCGCTTGCCACTTGATCGCCGATTTTTAGCGTGATATTTAGCATGCAAGCTATCAAAAGAGCAGCTAGTAAGATGGTGATAAACGCCATCGTCTTTTGCACCTTTGAGCCAGTGATCGAGCTTTTTATCATTCTTAGTTGCATATTTTTCATTTTAACGTTCCATTTGTTTCTACATATTTTTCTGGATTTGCTTCAAATTTCGCCTGAGTTTCGTTGCTCTCAAAGAAGTATGTGCGTCCGTAGTATAAATATGATCTTGAATCAAGATTGCTCACCTTTTTGCGACTAACTGGGTCAAGCACCATCTTTTCGACGACCTTGCTAAAGTAGTTTGCCCCTGCGACGATCGTTTTATAATCAACTATGATATTTTTACCATCAAAGGTAAATGCCATAGGGATCGGGTTACAACCGCCCTCTTTACCAACTGACGGCAAGAAAATTCTGACATTACAAGAGATGCAGATAAGGTCGTTTCCTTTCTTGATATAGCCCATGTCGCCGCAGATCATGCACGAGTCAAAGACGATGACTGGAGATGGGCGGTCACTAAAACGGTTTAGCAAGAAAAATCTTATCTGTTTGCCCTCATCTGTGATGTAGGCAAATCTGTGAAGTTCATTATCTTTTAACATATCAACATCAAATATAAATTTATCTCCCACTGGCTCAACCAAGATCGGCTCTGAAATTTGAGGTGGGCGAGATGCGTAAAGATCAAAATAAAGTGAAAATCCAAGCGCTATTAAAACGCTACAAAATGCAAATTTTGCATTGTCAAAGACATTTTCCCTAATAGCTTTTGTAAAGCGGTATTTGATAGAGCCAAACGTGCTCTTATCGATACTTTTTGGCATAAAGCAAAGCGCGATGATACATAAAAGTAGGATCACTACTATGTAAAAATAGGCACTAAATTCTGTGACGTAGATGCCTTTTGCGCTGATAGATAAAATTTGAGAATTTAGCTCGCTACTTATCTTTAAAGCGCCTGCACGCAAAAGCTCAAGTGCAGTTTGTGAGCTTCTATCAACTAGTAAAAATACTAATGTGATAAGAGCTAAAATTTTAGCTATTGATGATGGTATGCTTGCTTTTAAATTTGAAATGAAGAAAAATAAAAATAGTATCAAGATCATCGCAAAGATCATCAAAAAGAAGCTTATGACTGAAAGCGTGTCAAGCAGTTCGCCACCAAATAACGGGAACAAAGCGCTACTTGAGCTATAGCCAAAGCCAAAGCCGATGCCTAAAATAGAAAACGTTACGATTTTTGCTATCTTAAGCTCGAAAAATATCCATAAAATGCTAATTAGTAAAAAAACTAGTGTCACAGAATCTATGAAAATTTTAAACTGATCATCAACAAGCGCATGACGAGCAGCTTTAAAGATAAGCACACCAGCAACAACGCCAAGAAATGACGGTAAAAAGATCGTTTTTAAACTTTTGCCATTGTTATTTAAGGCAGCAAAAAGCGTAAATCCAAGGAGGGCTAAAAAGACCTGATAGAAGTAAATTGACATAACTAAACCCTATGAGAATTTTTAAAAAGGGGCGAGAACGCCCCAAAGTGATTATTTAACAGGACCACCTGTCCATTGAAATTTATAAGTTGTTGTGAAAGGCTCAAACCATTTACCAACACCAGTCTCTTTGTCAGCGTGGCGACCAAAGCCTTGTTTTTCTGGATTGTCGATGTGGAATTTAAGCTCATAGTTACCAACGCCTGTATCCATTTTTACGTTAGCACCGTAGTGTGGGCCATCGCTTGCAACCATTGGCATAAATGTACCTTTTTTAGTTTTACCATTATCAAGGTTTTTTAGCTCATAGTTGATCTTTAGGTATGGGATCCACTCGCCTTCGCCAAAGCCGTTTTTGTTGCCTTTTACAGCGTGGATGTCAGCTTCTAAGTGAAGATCAGCCAAGCTTGGAGCTAGATCAACGCCTTTTGGCTCCATGTCGATTGGCTCAAGATAAACAGCAGCTATCTCCATACCATTAGCCTCTACAGGCTCGCCGATTGGGTGCTCTCCAGCAAGTGCAAAACCAGCTGCTAGACTAAGTGCTAGAGCTGAACTAAGAATTTTATTCATTTCCTCTCCTTTTAATAAGATTAGTTTTTATTTTGTTTTGATTTCATGATAACGATACCTATAATTAGGGCAAGCACCATAATGATTTGAGGTATTAAACTCTCGTAATATGGCATAAGTCCTAGCCAGTCTCTCATCCAGTCAGGAAAATTTAGTCCTTTTATGATAGTTGGGATGAAAATTTTGCCCTCAACTAGCTCGCCAACGCCCTTGCCAACAAAGACGATCGACATGTAAAAGATGATAGCTGATGTAAATATAAAAAATGGCTTAATAGGAATTTTAATAGCGAAAATTTTAAATAAGAAATAGACTATCAAAAGAACGATAAGACCTACAACAAAGCCAGCTGCGATCATTAAGTAGCCAGCTGAGTCTTTTGCATCAAAGATAAGCGCTTGATAAAATAGCACTGTCTCAGCGCCCTCTCTAAATACCGCTAAAAATACAGTCCACCAAAGCGCTGTGCTTGAGCCACTTGAGATAGACTCAGATACGTGAGATTTGATATAGTCGTTCCATTTTTTAGCGCCAGCATTTGAAAGAAGCCAGAAGCCAACATAAAATAGAAGTCCCACAGCAACAAGCATCGTGATGCCTTCCATAAGCTCTCTTTTTTGACCTGCTGCCTCGCCAAAGATGACGTTCATTATCCAAGCCATGACAAAGCTTAAGATGACAGCTACGCCAACTGAGCTATATACAACCTTGCCCATAGCTTTTGCATTGCCAGTTTTTACAAGATATGCAACGACGGCTGCAACGATAATAAGAGCTTCAAAACCCTCTCTTAAGATGATAGTTAGCGCCCAGATAAATAGCGTCCAAGGTGAGCTTGAACCGCTAGTTTTCTCAAGTGCAGCTGCTAGCTGAGATGACATCTTGCTTGCACTCTCTTCAAGTGTTTTTTCGTCTGCACCTGATTTCATAAGGGCTACAAGGTTACCAAATGTAGCTTCGATAGCTGTTTTTAAATTTACATCTATCGCACCTACTTTGTTCTCCATACCGCTACCTTCAAACTCATCAAAGTAGATGTCTTGGATATCGCCCATAGCTTTAGCGCTATTGCCACCTTTGTAAAGCGCGATGGCTGCTTGAATTTTGTCATTTATGTTTTTAACAGTTTGAGTGTAGTCTGTGCCACTATCTTCGCTGCTATCGCTAGATGCTGCACTACTCATATCAACTTTTGCTAGTTTTACTGTTTCAGCTGGAAGTTTTGCAACGGCATCATAAGCTAACTTTTTGATCTCTTCTAGCTTTACTTTAAAGTCATCTTTGCTTATGCCATTTGTGATGCCACTGATCGCTTCACCCATCTTTCTTTGGATGTCAGCATCTATGCTTTTGCCATTTTCTATATATTGACGAACAGCGATTTCAAGTTGAGTATTTCTATAATCATTAAATTTAGCATCTTGGATAGAATTTTTAGCATCATCTTGTTTATCGCCCTCGTAGCTTGCTATAGCTTTATCAAGAGTTGCTGATAAATTTTCAAATGCTACCTTCCACTCAGGGATAAATTTAGAAGTGTCATAGCCACTTGCAGCAGCTTGTACTGGGCTATCTGAGTACTCACCAACAAGCTTATGTCCATTTAAAATAACTGGCAAAACTTCAGCGATTTCGCTATTTATCTGATCTATTCTTTTTTGCACATCATCTGGTGCTTCGCCAGCTTTTATCGCCTTTCTGATCTCGCCAAACTGCTTCTCCATAGAGTAAGCTTTTTTCTGACCTAAATTTATTCTGATGCCAGCTTCGACATCTTCAAACAGACCAAAATAAGCATTTTGAGTATCGCTAACTGCTTGCTCGACGTTGCCAGCTCTATACTCTGTTATTACTTTTTGTAATGACTCTTTTATCTGAGCTGCGACTTGTGTGTAGTCGTCATTTTTTGCTACAAGCCAGATAGGCAGTAGCATGATAAGCATAAATTTAAAAAATTTATTCATTAATTAAACCACCTGTGAGATTATTTTAAAGTGAAATATTACCAATGCTTTACTTTGATTAAAATAAAAACGATTATCATAAAAGAATGTAAATTGAAAGTATAAATAATATTTTTTACAAATAAATAATTAAATTTACGTAAATTTAGGGCTTTAGAAGATTATATCAAAATTTCATATCGAGATAAAAAAGTTATATATTTTTGATAATTTCAATAGATAAGAAAAATTATTGATGAAATTTTAGATTATAAAAATCATAAAAATAATTTAAATTTTATAAATTTAAAAGGAGAGCAAGCGCCCTCCTTAGTGTTATTATACGTTTAGTCCTGTATTTCTTAGCATAACGCGTTTGCGATATACATTTGAAACCTCAGCAGCATCGCCAACTAAAAGCGCGTTTGTAGAACAGATAGCCGCACACATAGGCACTTTGCCCTCAGCCATTCTGTTTTGACCGTAAAGCTCTCTCTCCTCGTGTGAGTTAGTTGGCTCTGGACCGCCTGCGCACATAGTGCATTTATCCATTACGCCTTTTACGCCAAATGCCCCGTCTTTAGGGAACTGCGGCGCACCAAATGGACAAGCATATAAGCAGTATCCACAGCCTATGCACTTGTGTTTATCATGAAGCACGATGCCATCAGCTCTAATGTAGAAGCAATCAACTGGACAAACTTGCTCGCAAGGTGCGTCAGTGCAGTGCTGGCATGCGATAGTAGTTGAGACCTCTTTGCCCTCGATACCATCGTGAAGCGTGATAACTTTTCTTCTATAAATTCCTACTGGAAGCTCGTGAGCAGAAGAGCAAGCGACTTGACATCCATAGCAGCTGATACATCTATTAGTATCTACAAAAAATTTCATTCTTGCCATTTTTCTCTCCTTACTCTTTACCTAAGGCGTCTCTTTCGCCATACTCGTGATAAAACGATGTTTTAAAGGCATTCTCCTCAGCTTTTTCTATGCGGCAAAGACCTGCGTTAAATTCTGAAATTTGAGTAACAGGGTCAAATCCGTAGTTAGTAACTGTGTTAAAGCTCTCGCCGATAACATAAGGCTTAGTGCCCTCTGGGTAGCGAGCTGAGAGATCGACACCTTGCATAACACCAGCGAAGTTGTAAGGCATACAAATTCTATCTGGAGTGACCATATAGCTGTGGTAGCATCTTACTTTGATCTTCGTGCCTTGCGGGCTGTGGATCCACATCATATCTCGATCTTTTATGCCGTATTTTAAAGCAAGCTCAGGGTGAACGTTAGCAAACATCTCAGGTGTGATAGCTGAGAGGTATTTACTTGTTCTTTCTATCATTCCCGCACCACTTAAATTTACGACGCGTTGCGTGCTAAATACGATAGGAAACTCTTTTGACCAGTCTTTTGCTTGTTGCTCTGACTTAAATTTAGTAGAAACACGGAAATTTCTAGCTTGATCATCAAATGTCGGATACTTTTGGACAAGATCCCAGCGTGGTGAGTGGATAGGCTCTCTATGTTTTGGGATAGGATCAAGAAATTCCCAAACGATAGCTCTAGCCCTTGCGTTACCATACGGCACGACCCCTTTTTCACGGCATTTTTCTAAGATGATACCGCTGTAATCCATGCTCCAGCTTGGTCCGATCTTAGCTTTCTCTTCTTCTGTTAGAGTGATGCCTAGGACTTTTTCTATATTATCTTTTGTGATTTGTGGGTAGCCACCTTTTATAGCTGAGCCAACAAGCGTGCTCTCTTCGCTAGCTAGCTGACTAACACCGTTATGCTCTAGACCAAAGCGGTTTCTAAAGCCAGAGCCACCCTCTGCATAAGGCTTACTCATATCATAAAGTATCGGCGTGCCAGGGTGTTTTTCATCCCATGCTGGCCATGGCTTGCCGTAATACTCGCCTTTTACCTCGCCGCCAAGACCTATTAGCGTATCTGGGTCAAATTTATCCCAGTTTGCTTGGTGACGTCTAAACATCTCAGCAGTTCTGCCGCCATAACCGATAGAATTTCCAACCCTTGCTATCTCATTTGTCGCATCATCTGGCCATACAAAGTCATCTTTTACTTGTTTTAGCTCTCTATCTACGACAGCCATCTTCATGCCTTTTACGTACTCATCATAAAAGCCAAATTTCTTAGCAAATGCAAACATAACTTCGTGATCGCCCTTGCTCTCATAAAGTGGATCAACGACTTTTGTTCTCCACTGACCTGAGCGGTTTGTAGCGTTTAGGTGACCTTCGTTTTCAAAGGCAGTTGCCACTGGCAAGATATAAACGCCATCTTTTCTATCTGAAAGGATAGAAATTTCATTTACAAATGGCTCAGCAACTACGATCATATCTAGTTTTGAAGCTGCTTCTTGAATTTTAGCTAGGTGCGCCATAGATGTTAGACCAGTTCCTTGAACCCAAAGAACTCTTAATGCTCCACTGCTAAATGTATTTTCCTCTTTTAAGACGCCTTGCCACCATTTTGAAAGTGACCAGCCTTTTTCATTTCTCCAGTTTCTATCCTCTGGATTTTTAGGATCGTGGTAGTAATACTCTTCAAAAACAGTGTTTTTAACTGGTGTGCCGCCTTGTTTTGGCTCTTTAGTTGAGACTGCAAAGCGTTTGATAAACTCATCATAATCAACGCCCCAGCCTTGGCAGTAGTACTTCCAAGCTGCGTCAGTTAGTCCGTAATACATCGGCAAGCTATCTGAGAGGTTACACATATCGGTTGAACCTTGAACGTTGTCGTGACCACGGATGATGTTACAGCCGCCACCTGGTTTGCCCATGTTGCCTAGGATTAGTTGAAGGATAGGTAAAATTCTCGTATTTGAGCTACCAACTGAGTGCTGAGTGATACCAAGCGCCCAGATCACCGTGCCTGGCTTTGTATGAGCTAGGATATTTGCAGCCTCTATCAGCTTATCAACTGGCACGCCTGTAACGTCAGATGTGACCTCTGGTGTCCAGTGCTCAGCCTCTTTTGCTATCTCGTCGATACCATAAGTTCTATTTTTTATAAATTCTTTATCTTCCCAGCCATTTTTTAAGATGATGTGGATAAGGCCATAAACAAGTGCTATATCAGTGCCTGATCTTTGTCTTAGATAAAGGTCAGCGTGTGCGGCTGATTTTGTAAAATTTGGATCAGCTACGATCACTTTTGCGTTGTTTCTATCTTTTGCTTGCAAAGTGTGCTTCATGCCGCCAACTGGGTTTGCCACAGCTGGATTTGCACCTATTATAAATATACATTTTGAATTTGCAGCCATATCTCCAAAGTGGTTTGTCATCGCGCCATAACCCCAAGTATTCGCCACACCGGCGACTGTTGCGCTATGTCAAATTCTTGCTACGTGGTCGTTGCTGTTTGTGCCCCAAAACGCAGCAAATTTTCTAAAGTAATATGCTTGCTCGTTGTTAAATTTCGCAGATCCTAAGAATATAACGCTATCAGGACCATCTTCTTTGCGGATCTGAAGCATCTTATCGCCGATCTCATTTACAGCTTGATCCCATGAAATTCTCTGCCATTTGCCATCAACCTTTTTCATAGGATATTTGATGCGTTGTTTGCTGTGTGTAAGGTCGATCTGATCGATACCTTTTGAGCAGTGTGAGCCTTGAGATATCGGGTGAAACATCGCCATATCTTGACGAACCCAAACACCATCTTGTACCTCAGCCTCGATACCACAGCCTGCTGAGCATATAGAACAAATAGTTCTAACCTTTTTTGAGCCAGGGAAAGGATCTTTTATCTCCTCTGCGCTAGCGTGTCTTATCGTATCATTTTGTCCAAAAGCCATTGTGGTGCCAGCACCTAGTGCGGCTAGCTTTAAAAATGAACGTCTTCCTATACGTGCATCACTCATGGTTTTCTCCCTTAGTATGCGATTTTATAGTAGGTTTCCCAGTTTTTGCTTTTTTTATAAAGCACCTCTTTTTTGTTTGACTTGCCTACGACAACGCCATTGTCATCAGGAGCCAAGTCATCACTAGTCACTTTCGCTACGGCTGAGACTGCGAGTACTCCGCCGGCAGCACCGACTTTTAGAGATTTTTTGAGAAAATCTCTTCTTGATCCTTGCATTTTTTCTCCTTATGCCTCAAAAATTTTTGAGAAATTTGGTTCAATAATATGTAAAATTTGCATATTTAGAATTTCTAAAATATCGCAAATAGCCTATTTAAGGGCATTTTAGCGCCCTAAAGTTAAACTATGTAAATTTAGCATATTTCTAAGTTAAGCAAAGTAAATATAAAAGTTTAATTAAGAATGTTAAGTATTTATTAAAAATATAGTTAAATATACTTTAAATTTATAAAATTTATTTGTAGTAGAAATTCTAGGGAGAGCTCCCTAGAAAATGTTATTTTAGATCGCTTTTATTTACGATAAATGGCACTGATCTAACGCCAGCTGCAAAGTATTTTTTGCGCAGATTGTCGATCTTTGCGACATCATCTTTGCTAACGCTCTTATCATCTACATTGTAGTCTTCAGCGTAGTATTTTCTTAAAATTTTAACCTTATCACTGTCACTCTTAGCAGATTTTGCATCTTTGTAGATTAGTGAGCTTTTTTGAAGTGATGAGATGTCATGCACTGGAGTTAGGACGATCTCAACGTTGCTATCTTTTAGTGTTGTCTCGATCTTTGCTAGCTCAGCTCTGCAGTATGGGCACTCTGGGTCTGAAAACATTATGATAGTTGGCTTTTTAGGGTCGCTACCAAGAACGATGATGTTTGCCTTGTCTTCATCTTTATAAATTTTAGAAATTCCCTTTGCGATGACCTCTTTTTTCACTTCAGCTAGGTATGATTTTTGCTCTTTTAGATCGATCACGTCTGGGAAGATGAAGTCACCTTTTGTAAAAACAATCTCATCTTGTGAGTTGCCATCTTTGCTTAGTTTTACCACGACAGCTTCGATATCGCCTGCCACTTTGTGACGATCGGCTACCTTTACTTTTACGCTGCTATCAACCATTTGAGAGTAGAAGTCCTCTATT
Above is a window of Campylobacter concisus DNA encoding:
- a CDS encoding formate dehydrogenase subunit alpha yields the protein MSQGSHCSKGIDQIDLTHSKQRIKYPMKKVDGKWQRISWDQAVNEIGDKMLQIRKEDGPDSVIFLGSAKFNNEQAYYFRKFAAFWGTNSNDHVARIUHSATVAGVANTWGYGAMTNHFGDMAANSKCIFIIGANPAVANPVGGMKHTLQAKDRNNAKVIVADPNFTKSAAHADLYLRQRSGTDIALVYGLIHIILKNGWEDKEFIKNRTYGIDEIAKEAEHWTPEVTSDVTGVPVDKLIEAANILAHTKPGTVIWALGITQHSVGSSNTRILPILQLILGNMGKPGGGCNIIRGHDNVQGSTDMCNLSDSLPMYYGLTDAAWKYYCQGWGVDYDEFIKRFAVSTKEPKQGGTPVKNTVFEEYYYHDPKNPEDRNWRNEKGWSLSKWWQGVLKEENTFSSGALRVLWVQGTGLTSMAHLAKIQEAASKLDMIVVAEPFVNEISILSDRKDGVYILPVATAFENEGHLNATNRSGQWRTKVVDPLYESKGDHEVMFAFAKKFGFYDEYVKGMKMAVVDRELKQVKDDFVWPDDATNEIARVGNSIGYGGRTAEMFRRHQANWDKFDPDTLIGLGGEVKGEYYGKPWPAWDEKHPGTPILYDMSKPYAEGGSGFRNRFGLEHNGVSQLASEESTLVGSAIKGGYPQITKDNIEKVLGITLTEEEKAKIGPSWSMDYSGIILEKCREKGVVPYGNARARAIVWEFLDPIPKHREPIHSPRWDLVQKYPTFDDQARNFRVSTKFKSEQQAKDWSKEFPIVFSTQRVVNLSGAGMIERTSKYLSAITPEMFANVHPELALKYGIKDRDMMWIHSPQGTKIKVRCYHSYMVTPDRICMPYNFAGVMQGVDLSARYPEGTKPYVIGESFNTVTNYGFDPVTQISEFNAGLCRIEKAEENAFKTSFYHEYGERDALGKE
- a CDS encoding twin-arginine translocation signal domain-containing protein, translated to MQGSRRDFLKKSLKVGAAGGVLAVSAVAKVTSDDLAPDDNGVVVGKSNKKEVLYKKSKNWETYYKIAY
- a CDS encoding thioredoxin domain-containing protein, whose product is MKKVILASVIAATSLMAASDKQIEDFYSQMVDSSVKVKVADRHKVAGDIEAVVVKLSKDGNSQDEIVFTKGDFIFPDVIDLKEQKSYLAEVKKEVIAKGISKIYKDEDKANIIVLGSDPKKPTIIMFSDPECPYCRAELAKIETTLKDSNVEIVLTPVHDISSLQKSSLIYKDAKSAKSDSDKVKILRKYYAEDYNVDDKSVSKDDVAKIDNLRKKYFAAGVRSVPFIVNKSDLK